A region from the Bosea sp. RAC05 genome encodes:
- a CDS encoding DNA cytosine methyltransferase has protein sequence MAWTNRRSQDTFIPSWQRNDMRVLDLFCGGGLSSQGVHDAGGITVAGVDIDAYARSVFAANNPGARLYDCRVEDLDPSLIEAECGAIDAIVASPVCTHHSIALGNKPKDTVTLETALGVLKFAGVLRPKMIIIENVEKMRSWSRYPELLGGLARHGYSVTQHVLDASDYGVPQSRERLFLVCILNGTAPASIPALRHDRPTVRSILDPKGRWPTKLLADKAASTRKRAGRGIEALGPNEAFITVYYGSDGAGWQSLDRPLRTVTTLGRFALVEPGPQGHTIRMLQVEELKRAMGLPSSFKLGSGTVRSQTKVIGNGVCAPVMEAVFREAAISAGLIARPDSAIAA, from the coding sequence TTGGCATGGACGAATCGGCGATCCCAGGACACTTTCATTCCTTCATGGCAAAGGAATGATATGCGAGTCCTCGATCTCTTCTGCGGCGGCGGCCTTTCATCCCAGGGTGTCCACGATGCCGGCGGCATCACCGTCGCAGGTGTCGATATCGACGCCTATGCCCGCTCGGTGTTCGCAGCCAACAATCCTGGCGCGCGACTGTACGATTGCCGGGTCGAGGATCTGGATCCTTCCCTGATCGAAGCCGAATGCGGTGCAATCGACGCGATCGTCGCGTCACCCGTCTGCACGCACCACTCGATCGCGCTCGGCAACAAGCCCAAGGACACCGTCACCCTGGAGACGGCGCTGGGCGTCCTGAAGTTCGCCGGCGTGCTGCGTCCGAAGATGATCATCATCGAGAACGTCGAGAAGATGCGTTCCTGGTCACGCTATCCCGAGCTGCTGGGTGGCTTGGCTCGTCACGGCTACAGCGTGACGCAGCATGTCCTCGACGCGAGCGATTATGGCGTCCCCCAGTCGCGCGAGCGGCTGTTCCTCGTCTGCATCCTGAACGGGACGGCGCCAGCATCCATCCCAGCCCTGCGGCATGATCGGCCGACCGTGCGCTCGATCCTGGATCCCAAAGGCCGGTGGCCGACCAAGCTTCTCGCCGACAAGGCTGCCTCGACCCGCAAACGTGCCGGCCGCGGCATCGAGGCCCTGGGGCCCAACGAGGCCTTCATCACGGTCTACTACGGCAGCGACGGCGCCGGCTGGCAGAGCCTTGATCGGCCTCTACGCACCGTGACGACGCTCGGACGGTTCGCGCTGGTCGAGCCCGGTCCCCAAGGCCACACGATCCGCATGCTGCAGGTCGAGGAGCTCAAGCGGGCCATGGGTCTGCCGTCGAGCTTCAAGCTGGGCAGCGGGACAGTCCGGTCGCAGACGAAGGTCATCGGCAACGGCGTCTGCGCGCCGGTTATGGAAGCGGTGTTCCGTGAGGCGGCCATCTCGGCTGGTCTGATCGCCAGGCCAGACTCGGCCATCGCCGCCTAG
- the ligA gene encoding NAD-dependent DNA ligase LigA, which produces MATTTEIAAAKLELETLARDIARHDKLYHGDDAPEISDGDYDALRRRLTELELAFPELSSIAAAAHGVGAAPSARFSKVKHAIPMLSLGNLFVESEVPEFIARIQRFLGHPPGSAIRFAAEPKIDGLSCSIRYENGHLVRAATRGDGEEGEDVTANVRTIADVPQILRHADKAPAVLEVRGEIYMSRADFAALNQRQAAAGGKLFANPRNAAAGSLRQSDPKITASRPLRFFAYAWGETSRPPLGGHLGMLEALSWMGLPVNPLTTACASAGDLIAFYRDIGARRATLDYDIDGVVYKVDDLAQRETLGFVSRSPRWAIAHKFSAEKATTILRDIEIQVGRTGSLTPVARLEPVTVGGVVVSNCTLHNEDDIARKDIRIGDTVTVQRAGDVIPQILGPVLDRRPAEARPYAFPTRCPVCQSEAVKETDDSGELAVRRCTGGLRCDAQVVERLKHFASREALDIDGLGEKQIQFLYDSGRIRQPADIFRLKAEDAKRPDRLAHCEGFGAVSVEKLFKAIDERRTVALDRLIYSLGIRHVGRTNSLRLARHYGSFDAFLENASSPTGRAALNSIEGVGQAAISSLDRFFSDETSAIIAWDLGSMVSAIPLATARQDSPVSGKIVVFTGTLQRMTRDAAKSGAELLGAKVSGTVSKKTDYVVAGPGAGEKLDKAQALGVTVLTEDEWIALTAADQPTTADLVTTEGRA; this is translated from the coding sequence ATGGCAACCACCACCGAGATCGCCGCTGCAAAACTGGAGCTCGAAACGCTGGCGCGAGACATCGCCCGGCACGACAAGCTCTACCATGGTGATGACGCCCCCGAGATTTCCGACGGTGATTACGACGCCCTGCGCCGGCGCCTGACCGAGCTTGAGCTGGCTTTCCCGGAACTCAGCAGCATCGCAGCTGCAGCCCATGGTGTCGGGGCTGCGCCGTCGGCTCGCTTCTCGAAGGTGAAGCACGCGATCCCGATGCTGTCGCTCGGCAATCTCTTCGTCGAAAGCGAGGTGCCCGAGTTCATCGCCCGCATTCAGCGCTTCCTTGGCCATCCCCCTGGCAGCGCGATCCGCTTCGCAGCCGAGCCCAAGATCGACGGCCTGAGCTGCTCGATCCGGTACGAGAACGGGCATCTGGTGCGCGCAGCCACCCGTGGCGATGGCGAGGAGGGTGAAGACGTCACCGCCAATGTCCGGACCATCGCCGACGTCCCTCAGATCCTGCGCCACGCCGACAAGGCGCCCGCTGTTCTCGAAGTTCGCGGCGAGATCTACATGTCGAGGGCTGACTTTGCCGCCCTGAACCAACGCCAGGCTGCAGCCGGTGGAAAGCTCTTTGCCAATCCGCGCAACGCCGCGGCCGGGAGCCTGCGCCAAAGCGATCCCAAAATCACGGCGTCGAGGCCGCTGCGCTTTTTCGCCTATGCGTGGGGAGAGACCAGCCGGCCACCGCTTGGCGGGCATCTCGGCATGCTCGAAGCGCTGTCGTGGATGGGCCTGCCGGTGAACCCGCTCACGACGGCTTGCGCCTCGGCAGGCGACCTGATCGCGTTCTACCGCGACATCGGCGCCAGGCGAGCCACGCTCGATTACGACATCGATGGCGTCGTCTACAAGGTCGACGACCTCGCGCAGCGCGAGACGCTCGGCTTCGTGTCGCGCTCCCCGAGATGGGCCATCGCGCACAAGTTCTCGGCCGAGAAGGCGACGACCATCTTGCGAGACATCGAGATCCAGGTCGGTCGCACCGGCTCGCTGACGCCTGTGGCGCGGCTCGAACCCGTCACGGTCGGCGGCGTGGTGGTATCGAACTGCACGCTTCACAATGAAGACGATATCGCGCGCAAGGACATCCGGATCGGTGACACCGTCACCGTGCAGAGGGCAGGGGACGTCATCCCGCAGATCCTGGGGCCGGTTCTCGACCGGCGCCCAGCCGAAGCCAGGCCTTATGCCTTCCCGACGCGCTGCCCGGTCTGCCAAAGTGAGGCGGTCAAGGAAACGGACGACAGCGGCGAGCTTGCCGTCAGGCGCTGCACCGGGGGGCTTCGTTGCGACGCCCAGGTGGTCGAGCGTCTCAAGCATTTCGCGTCGCGCGAGGCACTCGACATCGACGGGCTCGGCGAGAAGCAGATCCAGTTCCTGTATGACAGCGGGCGCATTCGCCAGCCGGCCGATATCTTCCGGCTGAAGGCAGAGGATGCCAAGCGTCCCGATCGGTTGGCGCATTGCGAAGGCTTCGGCGCCGTCTCGGTCGAGAAGCTGTTCAAGGCCATCGACGAACGCCGCACGGTCGCGCTCGATCGCCTGATCTACAGCCTCGGGATCCGGCATGTCGGCCGAACGAACTCGCTTCGCCTGGCCCGCCACTACGGGTCTTTCGACGCCTTCCTCGAAAACGCTTCGTCTCCGACAGGGCGTGCCGCTCTCAACAGCATCGAAGGCGTCGGACAAGCAGCGATTTCCTCGCTGGACAGGTTCTTCTCGGACGAGACCAGCGCGATCATCGCGTGGGATTTGGGATCGATGGTCTCGGCCATTCCGCTGGCGACAGCACGGCAGGACAGCCCTGTGTCTGGAAAGATCGTCGTCTTCACGGGCACCCTGCAGCGCATGACACGCGACGCTGCCAAGTCCGGCGCCGAGTTGCTGGGGGCCAAGGTGTCCGGCACAGTCTCGAAGAAGACCGACTATGTCGTCGCCGGCCCCGGCGCCGGCGAGAAGCTCGACAAGGCGCAAGCCTTGGGCGTGACCGTTCTGACGGAAGATGAATGGATCGCATTGACCGCTGCTGACCAACCGACGACCGCCGATCTGGTGACGACGGAAGGGCGCGCATAA